In Tenebrio molitor chromosome 8, icTenMoli1.1, whole genome shotgun sequence, a genomic segment contains:
- the LOC138136999 gene encoding uncharacterized protein, which translates to MLAKLLVIIVLVSVCYCQDERPVVTISLGKIRGYIKTSYDGRKFSAFEGVPFAKPPTGSRRFEEPEPVEPWSGVWDAKNPTECAQTSLMETNVTQGDEDCLHINVFVPRENPNSQDKLDVVVHVHGGAYMYGSGLMYSRPEVLMDRDIVFVTFNYRLGILGFLSTEDDVVPGNNGLKDQVMALRWVQNHIANFGGNPDSVTLTGLSAGGSSVHFHYFSEMSKGLFHRGFSQSGAVLNSFSLQEDALKKAQRLASAVGCPSTPTRALVDCLKQRHHKQILEQVPLFFGYLFLPAAPFAPVVEKGSKPFLSEHPYSLLTKGKINDVPWICSNTAHEGTFPVMYLEKDFDNVSTNWESLAPILLDFNETLAPSLWKDAAQKIRQFYLGKDQKSFEQIKDKVIKMFTDRIFLVDAETSAIMQAKVSSSPVYYYYFSYPGDNNEAKIVGHGADGKYFFGNFFVPGPLTPNETKMKDIMVDMLISFAKTSIPVIEGVKWETTAYDKLTYLNIRSFRPEEIELLTVDELTPREFWHSLKFAENENLFSVKDELMLAKLLVITVLVSVCCCQDEGPVVTTSLGKIRGYIKTSHDGRKFSAFEGIPFAKPPIGSRRFEEPEPAEPWSGVWDANNPTACAQTGLMEINVTQVAKLGDEDCLHINVFVPRENPNSQDKLDVIVHIHGGAYMYGSGLMFTPPEILMDRDVIFVTFNYRLGILGFLSTEDDVVPGNNGLKDQVMALRWILNHIANFGGNPDSVTLTGMSAGASSVHLHYFSEMSKGLFHRGFSESGVALNSFSLQEASLQKAQRLAEAVGCPSTPTRALVDCLKQRHYKQILEQLPLFFGHLFLPFAPFAPVVEKGSKPFLSEHPYSLLTKGQINDVPWLCSNTPNEGTFPVLFLGKDLDNVSTNWESFAPILLDFNDTLAPSLWKNAAQKIRQFYLGKDQTNFAQNYDKLIQMVSDRIFLVDAETSVRLQAKASSSPVYYYHFSYPGDNNEANFVGHGADGKYFFVVGTLTPNELKMKDIMVDMLISFTKTSIPMIEGVKWEPTTYDKLTYLNIRSFRPEEIELLTVDELTPREFWRSLKFAENENLVSVKDEL; encoded by the exons ATGTTGGCAAAACTACTTGTTATTATAGTTTTAGTTTCTG TTTGTTATTGCCAGGACGAAAGACCTGTGGTGACAATTTCATTGGGTAAAATAAGAGGATATATTAAAACCTCCTATGACGGTCGAAAGTTCTCGGCTTTTGAGGGAGTCCCATTCGCTAAACCACCCACAGGAAGCAGACGCTTTGAA GAACCAGAACCAGTAGAACCTTGGTCCGGCGTTTGGGATGCCAAAAATCCGACAGAATGCGCGCAGACAAGCTTAATGGAAACAAATGTGACTCAAG GTGACGAAGATTGTTTACACATTAATGTGTTCGTTCCTCGAGAAAACCCCAACTCTCAAGACAAGCTAGACGTTGTAGTACATGTCCATGGTGGTGCTTACATGTATGGTAGTGGATTAATGTATTCCCGGCCTGAAGTGTTGATGGATCGGGATATCGTTTTTGTCACTTTTAACTATCGCTTGGGAATTCTTGGTTTCTTGAGTACCGAAGACGATGTCGTACCTGGGAACAACGGTTTGAAGGATCAAGTCATGGCCTTGAGATGGGTTCAAAACCATATTGCAAATTTCGGTGGTAACCCAGATTCGGTCACTTTGACTGGACTGTCAGCCGGAGGTTCAAGCGTTCACTTCCACTACTTCTCTGAGATGTCCAAAGGCTTGTTCCATCGCGGATTCTCCCAAAGTGGTGCGGTCCTGAATTCTTTCTCTTTGCAAGAAGATGCATTGAAGAAAGCCCAACGCTTGGCTTCAGCCGTCGGATGTCCTTCAACTCCTACTCGAGCTCTAGTCGACTGTTTGAAGCAAAGACATCACAAACAGATTCTGGAACAAGTGCCACTCTTTTTCGGTTATCTGTTCTTGCCAGCTGCACCGTTCGCTCCAGTTGTTGAAAAAGGGTCAAAACCGTTTTTGAGTGAACATCCGTATTCTCTCCTGACAAAGGGTAAAATTAACGATGTACCATGGATTTGTTCAAATACAGCACACGAGGGTACATTTCCGGTTATGT ACCTTGAAAAGGACTTTGACAATGTCAGTACCAACTGGGAATCACTTGCACCAATCTTGCTCGACTTCAATGAGACTTTAGCTCCCTCGTTGTGGAAGGATGCTGCACAAAAAATTAGACAGTTTTATTTGGGAAAAGATCAAAAGAGTTTTGAGCAGATTAAAGACAAGgtgataaaaatgttcactgaTAGAATTTTTCTAGTTGATGCAGAAACATCTGCCATAATGCAAGCGAAAGTGTCATCTTCACCCGTctattattactattttaGTTATCCTGGAGATAACAACGAAGCGAAAA TTGTAGGTCATGGAGCAGATGGCAAATACTTCTTCGGCAATTTCTTCGTTCCCGGACCGCTAACTCCCaacgaaacaaaaatgaaagatATTATGGTAGATATGTTGATTTCATTTGCGAAGACAAG CATTCCCGTGATAGAAGGAGTAAAATGGGAAACCACCGCGTATGATAAATTGACATATCTCAACATACGCAGTTTTAGACCTGAAGAAATCGAACTCCTAACAGTTGATGAGTTGACTCCCAGAGAGTTTTGGCATTCTTTGAAATTTGCggagaatgaaaatttattttctgttaagGATGAATTA ATGTTGGCAAAACTACTTGTTATTACAGTTTTAGTTTCTG TTTGTTGTTGCCAGGACGAAGGGCCTGTGGTGACAACTTCATTGGGTAAAATAAGAGGATATATTAAAACCTCCCATGACGGTCGAAAGTTCTCTGCTTTTGAAGGAATCCCATTCGCTAAACCACCAATAGGAAGCAGACGCTTTGAA GAACCGGAACCAGCAGAACCTTGGTCCGGCGTTTGGGATGCCAATAACCCGACAGCATGCGCGCAGACAGGCTTAATGGAAATAAATGTAACTCAAG TTGCGAAATTAGGTGACGAAGATTGTTTACACATTAATGTGTTCGTCCCTCGAGAAAACCCCAACTCTCAGGACAAGCTGGACGTTATAGTACATATCCATGGAGGTGCTTATATGTATGGTAGTGGATTAATGTTTACTCCGCCTGAAATCCTAATGGATCGAGATGTgatttttgtcactttcaacTATCGCTTGGGAATTCTTGGTTTCTTGAGTACCGAAGACGACGTCGTTCCTGGGAACAATGGTTTGAAGGATCAAGTCATGGCCTTGAGATGGATCCTAAACCATATTGCAAATTTCGGTGGTAACCCAGATTCGGTCACTTTGACTGGGATGTCAGCTGGAGCATCAAGCGTTCACCTCCATTACTTCTCCGAGATGTCCAAAGGCCTGTTCCATCGCGGATTCTCCGAAAGTGGTGTAGCACTGAATTCTTTCTCTTTGCAAGAAGCGAGCTTGCAGAAGGCCCAGCGCTTGGCCGAAGCTGTTGGATGTCCTTCAACTCCTACCAGAGCTCTAGTCGATTGTTTGAAGCAAAGACATTACAAACAGATTCTGGAACAACTGCCACTCTTTTTCGGCCATCTGTTCTTGCCATTTGCACCGTTCGCTCcagttgttgaaaaaggatCAAAACCGTTTTTGAGTGAACATCCGTATTCTCTCCTGACAAAGGGTCAAATTAACGATGTACCATGGCTTTGTTCaaatacaccaaatgagggTACTTTTCCGGTTTTGT TCCTTGGGAAGGACTTAGACAATGTCAGTACCAACTGGGAATCATTTGCACCAATTTTGCTCGACTTCAATGATACTTTAGCTCCCTCGTTGTGGAAGAATGCTGCACAAAAAATTAGACAGTTTTATTTGGGAAAAGATCAAACTAATTTTGCACAGAACTACGATAAGTTGATACAAATGGTTAGCGATAGAATTTTTCTAGTTGATGCGGAAACTTCTGTTAGATTGCAAGCGAAAGCGTCATCTTCACCGGTCTATTATTACCATTTTAGTTATCCTGGAGATAACAACGAAGCGAACT TTGTAGGTCATGGAGCAGATGGCAAATACTTCTTCGTTGTAGGAACGTTAACTCCCAACGAACTAAAAATGAAAGATATTATGGTAGATATGTTGATTTCATTTACGAAGACAAG CATTCCCATGATAGAAGGAGTAAAATGGGAACCTACTACATATGATAAGTTGACATATCTCAACATACGCAGTTTCAGACCTGAAGAAATCGAACTCCTAACAGTTGACGAGTTAACTCCCAGAGAGTTTTGGCGTTCGTTGAAATTTGCGGAGAATGAAAATTTAGTTTCTGTTAAGGATGAACTATAA